The Verrucomicrobium spinosum DSM 4136 = JCM 18804 DNA segment CGCCTGCAGTTGCCCTGGTCACTGGAGCTGGAAAAGGGATCGGCCGGGAGGTGGCCCGGTTGCTGGTGGAAAAGGGGCTGGAAGTATGGGTGGCAGCGCGCAATGCGGGACAAGCTGCGGAGGTGGCAGAGGCTCTGGGACCTCAGGCGCATGCCGTGACGTTGGATGTTACGCATGAAGGTTCGGTGCAGGCCGCCGCAGCGGAAGTGGAGCAACGGTCTGGCCGGCTTGATGTGCTGATTAACAACGCCGCCGTCCTGCTGGACCGGGCAGATGACATCGCTGCCGTGCCGGTGGAAGTCCTACGGCACACGCTGGAAACCAACGTGCTCGGGGTGTGGCGGGTCGTTCAGGCCTTCCTGCCCCTGCTGGAGAAGAGTGCGGCTCCACGAATCGTCAATGTCTCCAGTGGAGCCGGGCAACTCAGCGACCCTGGCAACTGGGCTCCGGCCTACAGTGTCTCCAAGACGGCCCTCAATGGCGTGACCACTCAGCTCGCGGTGGCGCGCCCGCACATGGCGGTGAACGCCGTATCTCCCGGATGGTGCCGTACGGACATGGGCGGACCTGGCGCGACGAAGTCTGCCGAGGAAGGTGCGGACAGCATTGTCTGGTTGGCGGTAGAGGCACCCCAGAACCTGACCGGGAAGTTTATCTCAGACCGGCGGGAGATGGCTTGGTAGTCAGGGGTGAGAGGGCGTTTTTTTAGACAGGATTGACAAGATTTCTGAAGGATTAACAAAAGGGGATTTAGGTTGCATCTTGAGGGGCGGGGAGACTAACGGTTGGTCGCCCTCCGAGCCAGCGCTGGTCACGTCTTTGAAGGTCACAAGGCCCTTCTTACTCCAGGTAGATGTCGTCTCCCAGGAGGAGTTTATCGAGGTAATAGCTCTTCAGGTAACCAAGGGTGGGGTGCGTATCGAGATCGCCCGTGTATTTAAAGTGGACCGGCACCCATGGGTCACCGGTAGAGGGGAGCTGCACCGGGGATTCCAAGGAGCGGCTCGTCTGCGTCAGTTCCACCGGAGTTGAGAGCAGCGGGGAGGTGACAGTGAGGGAGGACTGGCTGCGGTTCTCTCCCATAAACCGCACGCGCAACTTCAGCACAGGTTCACCTTCCAGATTGCGGGGCAGCTTCAGCCACAGGGTGCCCTCTTGTTTGCCCCAAATGAGCAGATGACCATCTTTGGTCCTGGGTTTGGTTGAAGCAAAGTCACCCCAGTGGATCTGGGGCTGTAGCCCCAGGTTTTGAGTCAGCGTGGGGGGCGGCAGACGAAAGAGGCGTTCCTCACCCAGCTGGACTTGGTAGGCGGTGCCAGGGGTCTTGCGGAAGAAGAAGAGACTGTCTCCAGCTTCGCCTTTCACCGGAGGCACGAGCTCAACGAGAGACATCTGGGGGTGCAACGCTTTCAGGGTGGATTCCTGCCATTGGCGGGTGGCAATGATGAACCCTCTTTCAGCGGCGCTCTCAAGCACGGCGGTGCGTGAGAGCGCTTCGCCTTGAGGGCTGGGCACCAACCTGATATAGCTGCCGTTCAGTTCGAGATAGGGCGTTTTATCAGGGGCCTCCGAGTAGGTGAATAGAGGGAAATCGGCAGCTGGCTTGCTGGGGCCTTCCTTGAGCGTGGTGCTGATCTGGCTGAGGACTGCTTTCGAATAAAGCGACATTTCGAGATGGCGATGGCCTCCCGCGTCGCTGAAATGGGCACCTTGATCAAGGCGGAACATCATAATGCCCCGGCCCAGGCCAAACTGATGCCACCCCAGTGCCGCCAGAAGCACGAAGCTCAGGCTGCCCGCGAGCGGTGGCAGCCAACGTTCTGATTTGACCAGAATCCTGCTGCCGCGATCCACGACAACCAGCAGGCCTCCGAGTGCGGAGAACGTGGCCAGCGGCCCCCAGCACCAGTTGGGGATATCCTTGGCCAAATCCCAGAGGTGCTGGGGATGGAAAGGCAGGGGGACGTGGGGCAGATGGGCCACGACCAGCGACGGCAGCAGCGCCGCAAACGGGAATACAAGTATGGCAGCCAGGCCAGGCTGCCAGGGCTGGCGACGCCAGTGCATCAGCATCACGAGCATGCCCGCCAGGGCCACCGCGCCCACATATGGACGTGTCGCCCAGTGGTTCAAAAAGAAAACGTGCGCGAAATCCGACTTCCCGTCCAGGGGCGAGCGGGCGCAGGGCGTGAACTCCACTGGCAGCAGCAGCCAGCAGGCTGCCATGGAGGAAACGAGTGCCGCCAGGCCCACGCCAGCTTGTTTTCCTTGAACCCGCTGATGCCAGTAGCCAAGGATGGAGTCGATGGGTTTGTTCAGGTTCCAGAGGGCTGCCATCCCAACCACGGTGCCCACACCGGCAAGCCATTGAGGCTGGTGCAGCATGGTGGCCAGTGAGAAGGAGAGGGGGAGCCCACACCACCACGCGACGGCGAGCAGATGCCGGCCCGGCCGCATCAGAGGCTGGAGCACAAGCACGAGACAGAGGAACACCGCCAGATAGGGGATGGTGATGGCTCCAAACCCAAAGGCCAAACTGAAGAGGGCCCCGGCCTCCACCCCGGCCTGGCCTGACTCACCCCGGGCAGCCGCCCAAACCCATCGGGCCATTCCGGCAAACAGGAAGAACACGGCGAAGGCAGTCTCCTTGGCACTGATGAAGAGCCCGTAGTCACCCATCATGGTCGTCAGGAAAAGGATGTAGAGGACGAACGGGGCCCATGCGCTGCTGGCACCGGGAAGGAAGGCGCACAGGCGTTTGGAACAAAAGAATGCCAGAAGATTGAGCACCAGTTTGCTCCCGGCTGCGACCGTGGCAGCAGGGATGGTTGGAGCCAATAACACTGAGGGCCAGTAGAGCCAGGCGATGTAACCCGGTGAACCCTGGGCCGTCAGAAAGCTCACGCCGGGCTTCATCACCGCACCCGCCATCCAATACAGGGCGGCGTTGTCCGAAGCGTAAGGGAACTGGAAAATGGCAAAGGCGGCAAATGACAGTGCGAGGGCCATCCCTGCCAGGTTGAGCGGCTGGCAAAGCTGTCTCACCAGACCCGTCAGCAGCGTGATGTAGTTCTTCCAGAATCCTGGGCTGGACAGGCTGCAAAACGCGATCAAGGCCGCATCCGTCCCTTGTTTGACAAGCCATGCGGTCGCAGGCTGGCCTTTGAGATCCAGCGCCAGGGCATGCACCACGAAGAATTGCAACGTGGACCAGAGCAGACCGAGGGCCATGGCGTGCACTGCGGTGTCTCCGGCCGCGGAGGAGAAGGGGATCCATTTTGCGCACCGGATCCGGAGGGCGTATCCAGGCAGCATCAATCCTGCGAGAAACCAAAAGACGGTAAGCGATGACGCAAGAATGAGAGCGGACATGACAGCGCGCCCCCTCTACCCCTGGGAAGGCCAAACGTGTCAACGCCTGGTGTGGAGATTCAGCAGTCTCTTGCAGGCCGGTTTAGCGGCATGACTTTGGAATATTTGGCGGACTCTTTCGTATGGTGGTTGTTCGCAACCTCCCATACACCATGACGCGCCGACACTTCCTCGCCACCACCTCCGCCGCTGCTGCATCCCTCCCTTCTCTTCAGGCTGCCCAGGGGGGCAAACTGAAGGTGGCGGTAATCGGGCACTCCGGTCGCGGTGCGTACGGGCATGGGCTGGACACGATGTGGCTGCAAGTGCCAGAGACGGAAATCGTGGGCGTGGCGGATGCGGATGAAAAAGGGCTGGCTGGCGCGGTGACGAAGCTCAAGCTCAAGAGCGAGCAGGGATTTGCAGAATACGCAAAGATGCTGGCGACGGTGAAGCCCGACATCGTGGCCATTGGTCCGCGTCACGTTGACCAGCATCGCGACATGTTGCTGGCTGCGATCAACTCGGGGGCGAAGGGCATCTACATTGAGAAGCCGTTCGTTCGCACGCTGGCCGAGGCCGATGAGGTGCTGGCTGCGGCGAAGGCGAAGAACGTGAAGATTTCGATCGCTCATCGCAACCGCTTTCACCCTGTGCTGCCTGTGGTGCAGAAGCTCATCGACGACGGCACGGTGGGCCAGGTGCTGGAGATGCGCGGTCGTGGGAAGGAAGACCAGCGTGGGGGCGGACTGGACCTCTGGGTGCTGGGCACTCATGTGATGAATCTGGCCTGTTACTTCGGGGGCAAACCGTTGGAGTGCTCCGCCGTCGTTTTGCAGAACGGCAAGCCGGTCACCAAGGCTGACGTGGCGGAAGGAGCGGAGGGCATTGGTCTGCTCGCCGGGAATGAAGTGCATGCCCGTTACCAGATGGAGCGCGGCATGCCGGTCTATTTTGACTCCATTCAGAATGCGGGGGTGAAGGAGGCAGCTTTCGGGCTGCAGATCATCGGCACCAAGGGCATCGTCGATTTTCGCATTGATGTGGAACCCCTTGCGCACTTCCTGCCGGGGAATCCTTTCCGTCCCGTGAAGGAGCCCCGAGTGTGGCAGCCTATCACTACCGGTGGCATTGGCCAACAGGAGCCGATTGCGAACCTCGGGAAGAATGTCGGTGGACACCTCACTGCGGCGGCAGACCTGATCGCTGCCGTCCGGGAGAACCGAGAGCCGCTTTGCAGTGGCGAAGAGGGGCGCACTACTGTGGAAATCGTGGCCGGAGCGTTCGAGTCCCACCGGCTGGGGGGGGCTAGAGTGGCCCTGCCGCTGAGTGACCGCGGAAATCCTCTGGCGAAGTTGTAGGGACCGCACCGAGTGTTCCAGAATTTATCGACTCAGAGAGACGATCTTGTGCACCTTCTCAAAACTCGCGTTTGACAGGGCCGCCAAAATGAATTTCATCGCCTATGGGCGAAATCTCATTGTCTCTCTCTTTCGACGACGTGCTTCTGCTGCCTGGCAGAAGTGAAGTGCTTCCTGGTGAAGTTTTTCTGGGTACGCAGCTGACCAAGGCGCTGCCTCTGAACATTCCCGTGCTGTCCTCCGCCATGGACACTGTCACGGAAAGCGAACTGGCCATCGCACTGGCCCGTGAAGGTGGCATGGGAGTCATCCACCGCGCCTGCACCATCGACTTTCAGGCTGAGCAGGTGGCCCGGGTGAAGCGGTCGGAGAACACGGTCATTCAGAAGCCCCTGACTGTCCGCCCCGACACCACCCTGGCCGAACTCGCCCGCCTCATGCGGGAGAAGGGCGTCAGCGGCTTCCCGGTGGTCGATGAAAAGAACGTTCTCGTGGGCATGGTGACCAGCCGTGACATGTGGTACCTCGAAGACGAGTCCACCCCGGCACACAAGATGATGACGCCTCGCGAAAAGCTGGCGGTGGGTGAGCCGGATACGAACTGGGAAGAGGCGCTCAAGATCCTCTATATCAATCGCATTGAGAAGCTTCCCCTGGTGGATGCGGCCGGACACCTGGCTGGTCTGATCACCAAGCAGGATATCGAGAAGCGCCAGATGTTCACCAGCGCCGCCAAGGACGGCCAGGGCCGTCTCCGGGCCGGTGCTGCGGTGGGCGTGAGCGAAGACTGCGTGGATCGCGCACTGGCCATGCAGGCGGCAGGGGCGGATGCCATCTTCATTGATGCCGCCACGGGACACACCTCCCGTGTCATGAACGTGATCAGCCGACTGCGTGAAGCGCTGGGCGACGGCACCCCAGTTGTCGCTGGCAACGTGGTCACCAAAGACGGCGCGAAGGATCTCTGCGACGCGGGTGCCTCCGCCATCAAAGTGGGCGTGGGACCAGGGTCTATCTGTACCACGCGCATCATCTCCGGCGTGGGCATGCCGCAGTTCAGCGCGGTGCAGGAGGTGGCCGAAATCTGCCGCCCCCGCGGTGTGACAGTCATTTCTGACGGTGGGATTCGTTTTTCTGGTGACGTGGTCAAAGCCATCGCCGCTGGCGCGGATCTGGTGATGTTGGGCTCACTTCTCGCTGGTACCGCGGAAAGCCCGGGGGCCATGGTCAAGTGGCAGGGCCGCACCTTCAAGGAGTACCGTGGCATGGGCTCCCTCAAGGCCATGCGCAAGGGGGCAGGCGACCGCTACGGTCAGAACTCCTCTGGCAAACTGGTTCCTGAAGGCGTCGAGGCCCGAGTGCCCTACAAGGGGCCGCTTGCCGACGTCGTCTTCCAGCTCATGGGCGGCCTCCGCTCCGGCATGGGCTACGTAGGCGCGGACAACCTTCAGCAACTGCGCGACAAAGCCCGCTTCGTCCGCATCACCGCTGGCGGTCTCAAGGAAAGCCATCCTCACGACATCGTGATCACGGAAGAGCCCGTGAACTACGAAGTGGGTTGATGGGAAAGCAAAGACTGTAGACAGAGATCTAAGTTTGAAGCCTCCCGCATCGGTGCCGCTTGTTGGCTGGTGCGGGAGGCTTTGTGTTTAGAGCTTGCTCGCCAGACATTGAACTGCTGGTTCGCGAGTGGAGTGAAGAACTTGAGTGTTCTCCGATGCGGCAGTTCCCATTTGTTCGTGAAATGCTTTGGTGCCTCCTATGGAACAGAACGCTTCTCCTGACGCTTTTGAGTTTGCCTCGCTCTGGGAGCGACTGGCCGCGCATCTCATTGATGGCGTGATCATGATCGCCATTTTTCTTGCTCTCATGTTCATGTTTACCCAGCTGGGCTCTTACAGTCCGCTTCCGGAAAACGCTGCATTGGTAGGGACGATGGTCTTGGTAGTGGGGTATCGGCTCTTCGGGGATGCTGCAATGGGTGGGCGCGCGATTGGGAAGAGGCGGATGGGAATTAAGGTCGTTGACGCAACCACTCGGAAAGCTTGCACTTTCTGGCAGGGTGCACTTCGGAACGTGCTGTTCTTCATCCCACTGCTGAATGTCCTTGATCTGCTCTTTCTGTTGCTGGGGAGGCAGGAGCGGCTTGGCGACAGACTCGCCCGTACCTATGTGATCCGGAATGAACTTCTAGGGCCCCGACCTCAGAAATCCCTGTATTGAAAGTGCTCCCACCTGGTAAGGTTCGGCGTAGTGACGGGCTTTACCTCTCACAAAGGGGCTGGGCTCTCGGGAGCCATTCGGGCCTTAATACCTTTCAAACAAGCCTGGATACGTATCTCGCCGGACCTCGGTAACTCACTTATCCCCTCCCCAACGCCTGATTCAGAGCCGCAATGGCAGACGTCAGTTCCTGGAGATTACATCCTCCGCCGAAGCCAATCACGC contains these protein-coding regions:
- a CDS encoding SDR family NAD(P)-dependent oxidoreductase, yielding MKTPAVALVTGAGKGIGREVARLLVEKGLEVWVAARNAGQAAEVAEALGPQAHAVTLDVTHEGSVQAAAAEVEQRSGRLDVLINNAAVLLDRADDIAAVPVEVLRHTLETNVLGVWRVVQAFLPLLEKSAAPRIVNVSSGAGQLSDPGNWAPAYSVSKTALNGVTTQLAVARPHMAVNAVSPGWCRTDMGGPGATKSAEEGADSIVWLAVEAPQNLTGKFISDRREMAW
- a CDS encoding Gfo/Idh/MocA family protein, which produces MTRRHFLATTSAAAASLPSLQAAQGGKLKVAVIGHSGRGAYGHGLDTMWLQVPETEIVGVADADEKGLAGAVTKLKLKSEQGFAEYAKMLATVKPDIVAIGPRHVDQHRDMLLAAINSGAKGIYIEKPFVRTLAEADEVLAAAKAKNVKISIAHRNRFHPVLPVVQKLIDDGTVGQVLEMRGRGKEDQRGGGLDLWVLGTHVMNLACYFGGKPLECSAVVLQNGKPVTKADVAEGAEGIGLLAGNEVHARYQMERGMPVYFDSIQNAGVKEAAFGLQIIGTKGIVDFRIDVEPLAHFLPGNPFRPVKEPRVWQPITTGGIGQQEPIANLGKNVGGHLTAAADLIAAVRENREPLCSGEEGRTTVEIVAGAFESHRLGGARVALPLSDRGNPLAKL
- the guaB gene encoding IMP dehydrogenase, which gives rise to MGEISLSLSFDDVLLLPGRSEVLPGEVFLGTQLTKALPLNIPVLSSAMDTVTESELAIALAREGGMGVIHRACTIDFQAEQVARVKRSENTVIQKPLTVRPDTTLAELARLMREKGVSGFPVVDEKNVLVGMVTSRDMWYLEDESTPAHKMMTPREKLAVGEPDTNWEEALKILYINRIEKLPLVDAAGHLAGLITKQDIEKRQMFTSAAKDGQGRLRAGAAVGVSEDCVDRALAMQAAGADAIFIDAATGHTSRVMNVISRLREALGDGTPVVAGNVVTKDGAKDLCDAGASAIKVGVGPGSICTTRIISGVGMPQFSAVQEVAEICRPRGVTVISDGGIRFSGDVVKAIAAGADLVMLGSLLAGTAESPGAMVKWQGRTFKEYRGMGSLKAMRKGAGDRYGQNSSGKLVPEGVEARVPYKGPLADVVFQLMGGLRSGMGYVGADNLQQLRDKARFVRITAGGLKESHPHDIVITEEPVNYEVG
- a CDS encoding RDD family protein, translated to MEQNASPDAFEFASLWERLAAHLIDGVIMIAIFLALMFMFTQLGSYSPLPENAALVGTMVLVVGYRLFGDAAMGGRAIGKRRMGIKVVDATTRKACTFWQGALRNVLFFIPLLNVLDLLFLLLGRQERLGDRLARTYVIRNELLGPRPQKSLY